In Miscanthus floridulus cultivar M001 chromosome 5, ASM1932011v1, whole genome shotgun sequence, one genomic interval encodes:
- the LOC136454063 gene encoding probable gamma-secretase subunit PEN-2, protein METRVAGVPEDEESGLLPRPSAAGRRPSSRGPRFPPPPAAWATVDGPLGLPLEDVEGHARRFFLWGFACLPFLWAINCCYFWPVLRSSAASSPSAFAPIRPYVVRSAIGFTIFSVVLITWATTFIVGGEQLFGPVWNDLVMYNVADKLGITGFMG, encoded by the exons ATGGAGACGAGGGTCGCAGGAGTGCCCGAAGACGAAGAGTCCGGTCTCCTCCCCCGCCCatccgccgccggccgccggccgtcCTCCCGCGGCCCCCGCTTCCCGCCTCCACCGGCGGCCTGGGCGACCGTGGACGGCCCCCTCGGGCTGCCGCTGGAGGACGTGGAGGGCCACGCTCGCCGCTTCTTCCTCTGGGGTTTCGCGTGCCTCCCCTTCCTCTGGGCCATCAACTGCTGCTACTTCTGGCCCGTCCTCCGCTCGTCGGCAGCGTCCTCGCCCTCCGCCTTCGCTCCCATCCGCCCCT ATGTTGTGCGATCGGCAATTGGCTTCACCATCTTCTCTGTTGTTCTGATCACCTGGGCCACGACATTTATTGTTGGAGGCGAGCAATTATTTGGACCAGTATGGAATGATCTAGTGATGTACAATGTCGCCGACAAGCTTGGCATCACTGGATTCATGGGATGA